The Neochlamydia sp. S13 genome has a segment encoding these proteins:
- a CDS encoding F-box-like domain-containing protein, whose amino-acid sequence MPEELMVHIFSFLSPKELVNAQQVCKHWKKIGDEETLWKRHHQQHFKDEPLHISFYPRVVRSFRNSYLVYSRSESIRREVKLEDAALRAHPDYKGRDFSEMLVLMN is encoded by the coding sequence ATACCAGAAGAATTGATGGTGCATATTTTTTCTTTTCTCTCCCCCAAAGAGCTTGTAAATGCTCAGCAAGTATGTAAACACTGGAAAAAAATAGGAGATGAAGAGACATTGTGGAAAAGACATCATCAACAGCATTTCAAAGACGAACCCTTACATATTAGCTTTTATCCAAGAGTAGTTCGGTCTTTTAGGAATAGTTATCTTGTTTATAGCCGGAGCGAATCAATAAGACGGGAAGTTAAGCTAGAGGATGCCGCTTTGCGCGCCCATCCCGATTATAAGGGAAGAGATTTTTCCGAGATGCTGGTATTGATGAATTAA
- a CDS encoding type IV toxin-antitoxin system AbiEi family antitoxin domain-containing protein → MKKLTTLHSLHSLLTSPFFTVAQIKQLGVSPARLAYYIKKKQIKRLSRGIYQSSDYQGSPEIFQWEDLIEAVNSVPGGVICLVSALAIYEMTEEIPRKHWIAISHSTSMTREGSIKIVRFRNMELGKTEVELGGIRLPIFERERTIIDAFRLLSRETAIKALKMALLKKGNKIDLKKLQTYAKKLRFNIDPYLITATT, encoded by the coding sequence ATGAAAAAGTTGACTACCCTTCACAGCCTACATTCACTTCTTACTAGCCCCTTCTTCACCGTAGCTCAAATCAAACAGCTAGGAGTATCCCCTGCTCGTCTTGCCTACTATATAAAAAAGAAACAGATTAAACGCCTAAGCCGTGGGATTTATCAAAGCAGCGACTATCAAGGCTCACCAGAAATTTTTCAATGGGAGGATCTTATCGAAGCTGTAAATTCTGTACCAGGAGGAGTAATTTGCCTAGTCTCTGCTTTAGCTATCTATGAGATGACAGAGGAAATCCCGCGAAAACACTGGATTGCCATCTCCCATAGCACATCGATGACCAGGGAAGGCTCTATAAAAATTGTAAGATTTAGGAATATGGAACTTGGAAAAACAGAAGTAGAGCTAGGAGGTATTCGACTTCCTATATTTGAGCGCGAACGCACCATTATAGATGCTTTTAGACTTTTAAGCCGAGAAACTGCTATTAAAGCACTCAAAATGGCACTCTTAAAAAAAGGAAATAAAATAGATTTAAAGAAACTTCAGACCTATGCAAAAAAGCTTAGATTTAATATTGATCCTTATTTGATTACAGCTACCACATGA
- a CDS encoding F-box protein, giving the protein MGCFFFNFNPFNCIDLRPWRLITESPPSIKTIPEELIVHIFSFLSPKELVNAQQVCKRWKRIGDEETLWKRHHQQHFKDKPLHISFYPKILRSFRNSYLVYSWSESIDRKIKLEAAALRAHPEYNERNFSELLVLMNQSQSFNH; this is encoded by the coding sequence ATGGGATGCTTTTTTTTTAACTTTAATCCTTTTAATTGTATAGATCTGCGCCCTTGGCGTCTTATTACTGAGTCCCCTCCCTCAATAAAAACGATACCAGAAGAATTGATTGTGCATATTTTTTCTTTTCTCTCCCCCAAAGAGCTTGTGAATGCTCAGCAAGTATGTAAACGCTGGAAAAGAATAGGAGATGAAGAGACATTGTGGAAAAGACATCATCAACAGCATTTCAAAGACAAACCCTTACATATTAGCTTTTACCCAAAAATACTTCGGTCTTTTAGAAATAGTTATCTTGTTTATAGCTGGAGCGAATCAATAGACCGGAAAATTAAGCTAGAGGCTGCCGCTTTGCGCGCTCATCCTGAATATAATGAAAGAAATTTTTCCGAGCTGCTGGTATTGATGAATCAAAGTCAAAGCTTTAATCATTAA
- a CDS encoding toxin-antitoxin system YwqK family antitoxin, producing the protein MRSKYVSLLGLSWVAIALSGCHQVEKSSFSPDVINETYVHRYGVPVSPKDWSDSGHHGQILSSLANGVVVTKTYNSGVLDGDTTYSYPHSSAIEKVETYANGVLQKTSIFYLSGAPQEEIFYHTPQNRTVLTWYESGGPKSKEEFQGNLLFQGSYYGPDNQLESQVVNYHGKRIRRDNYGLLVSVDTIEKGQQTLRTTYHQNGTPKEVIPYANGRIHGQLRTYMPAGEPCTKEEWNNGVQSGITIEYANGEKIAEVSYVEGRKHGVERRYRDGKTVVQETSWVKGQKHGPCTSYIGNTTKTDWYWQDKQVTKSHYEILNGQGSKKAIWRNVH; encoded by the coding sequence ATGCGTAGTAAATATGTTTCTCTCTTAGGCCTTTCATGGGTTGCTATAGCTTTATCGGGATGCCATCAAGTAGAAAAATCTTCTTTTTCACCTGACGTAATTAATGAAACTTATGTGCATCGCTATGGTGTACCAGTGAGCCCTAAAGATTGGAGTGATAGTGGCCATCATGGGCAAATTCTCTCTTCTTTAGCCAATGGGGTAGTCGTTACCAAAACTTATAATTCCGGTGTTCTGGATGGAGATACAACCTATTCTTATCCTCATAGCTCTGCTATCGAAAAAGTAGAAACCTATGCCAATGGCGTTTTGCAAAAAACCTCCATTTTTTATCTTTCCGGTGCTCCTCAAGAAGAAATATTTTATCACACACCGCAAAACCGCACTGTCCTTACCTGGTACGAATCAGGAGGTCCTAAATCTAAGGAAGAGTTTCAAGGTAATCTTCTTTTTCAAGGTTCTTACTATGGGCCCGACAATCAACTTGAATCTCAAGTGGTGAACTATCATGGTAAACGTATACGTCGTGATAATTATGGCCTTCTTGTTTCTGTAGATACCATCGAGAAAGGGCAGCAAACTTTACGTACGACATATCATCAAAACGGCACTCCTAAAGAAGTTATTCCTTATGCGAATGGTAGGATACATGGTCAGCTTAGAACCTATATGCCAGCTGGCGAACCTTGCACAAAGGAAGAGTGGAACAATGGAGTACAGTCTGGCATCACAATAGAGTATGCGAATGGTGAAAAAATTGCCGAGGTCTCTTATGTGGAGGGGCGTAAACATGGCGTGGAGCGTCGTTATCGCGATGGTAAAACTGTGGTTCAAGAAACTAGCTGGGTTAAAGGGCAAAAACATGGTCCTTGCACAAGCTATATTGGCAATACTACTAAGACAGATTGGTATTGGCAGGATAAGCAGGTGACCAAAAGTCATTATGAAATTCTAAATGGACAAGGCTCCAAAAAAGCTATATGGAGAAATGTTCATTAA
- a CDS encoding F-box protein has product MGCFFFNFNPFNCIDLHPWRLITESPPSIKTIPEELIVHIFSFLSPKELVNAQQVCKHWKRIGDEETLWKRHHQQHFKDKPLHISFCPKKPRSFRNSYLFYNHRKSIRREVKLETASVRAHPDYKGRDFSELLLLMNQSQSFNHQKSLRL; this is encoded by the coding sequence ATGGGATGCTTTTTTTTTAACTTTAATCCTTTTAATTGTATAGATCTGCACCCTTGGCGTCTTATTACTGAGTCCCCTCCCTCAATAAAAACGATACCAGAAGAATTGATTGTGCATATTTTTTCTTTTCTCTCCCCCAAAGAGCTTGTGAATGCTCAGCAAGTATGTAAACACTGGAAAAGAATAGGAGATGAAGAGACATTATGGAAAAGACATCATCAACAGCATTTCAAAGACAAGCCCTTACATATTAGCTTTTGTCCAAAAAAACCTCGATCTTTTAGGAATAGTTATCTTTTTTATAACCACAGGAAATCAATAAGACGGGAAGTTAAGTTAGAGACTGCCTCTGTGCGCGCCCATCCAGATTATAAGGGCAGGGATTTTTCCGAGCTGCTGTTATTGATGAATCAAAGTCAAAGCTTTAATCATCAAAAGAGCTTAAGGTTGTAA
- a CDS encoding transposase — MFSQPLPFIKEYLNQLEVALKQENPHNNLSKIQWCWLAFCLMGILVTNSICWAKFERAGLKSYKKMALSAMFRRAKIAWNRLLICSVRAVLHKHGITEGVLIIDDKDHSRSKNAEKLHHLHKIRDKKTSGYFCGQNIIFLQLVTKKFCIPVSFAFYSPDPVLTRWQQEVRKLKKLGILKKDRPKEPKRSLEYPKKYTLALQLLKNFACEFPAFKVTCVLADALYGNGLFVDGVEGIWPGVQIITQLRKNQKVMRGKKSLSCQEFFEAYKGWNQEIFIRGDKKNVVQAGGARLYVPSHHKKRFVIALKYEGENEYRYLMAANLSWNMKDVMQGYTLRWLVEVFIEDWSSHCGFCSLAKQCGVEGSERPLILSLLFDHCFLFHLSQTNFIKNKLPLATLGSLVEKSRVDALCQVIREIVEHENSKELFRDFEKTLDEIFVLRPSRKHLNAVQENVTFESSRKVA; from the coding sequence ATGTTTTCCCAACCGCTTCCCTTTATTAAAGAATATTTAAATCAACTTGAAGTGGCTCTCAAGCAAGAAAATCCTCATAATAATTTATCCAAAATTCAATGGTGTTGGCTAGCCTTTTGTTTGATGGGAATATTAGTTACTAATTCAATCTGTTGGGCAAAATTTGAAAGGGCTGGGCTTAAAAGTTATAAAAAGATGGCTTTATCGGCCATGTTTAGACGTGCTAAGATTGCTTGGAATAGGCTGCTAATTTGTAGTGTTCGCGCGGTCCTGCATAAACATGGCATCACAGAAGGGGTTCTTATTATCGATGATAAAGATCACAGTCGATCAAAAAATGCTGAGAAATTGCATCATTTACATAAAATCCGGGATAAAAAAACAAGTGGTTATTTTTGTGGTCAAAATATAATATTTCTTCAGCTAGTGACTAAAAAATTTTGCATTCCCGTCTCCTTTGCCTTTTATTCTCCCGATCCCGTACTCACAAGATGGCAACAGGAAGTGAGGAAGCTAAAAAAGTTGGGAATTTTAAAAAAAGACCGTCCCAAAGAGCCTAAAAGGTCATTAGAATATCCAAAAAAGTATACATTAGCTTTACAATTACTTAAAAATTTTGCTTGTGAATTTCCTGCTTTTAAGGTCACTTGTGTACTGGCTGATGCTCTTTACGGCAACGGCTTGTTTGTAGATGGAGTAGAAGGTATTTGGCCTGGAGTGCAAATCATTACTCAGCTTAGAAAGAATCAAAAAGTCATGCGGGGTAAAAAATCTCTCTCGTGCCAAGAATTCTTTGAAGCCTACAAAGGCTGGAATCAGGAAATTTTCATTCGCGGTGATAAAAAAAATGTGGTGCAAGCCGGGGGAGCAAGATTGTATGTTCCTTCTCACCACAAAAAACGATTTGTAATAGCCCTTAAATATGAGGGCGAAAATGAGTATCGCTATCTTATGGCTGCAAATCTTTCATGGAATATGAAAGATGTGATGCAAGGATATACTTTAAGATGGTTAGTAGAGGTTTTTATTGAGGATTGGAGTAGTCATTGTGGGTTTTGCAGTTTGGCCAAACAGTGCGGCGTTGAGGGATCAGAGCGACCTTTGATTCTAAGCCTGCTGTTTGACCACTGCTTTCTTTTTCATTTGTCTCAAACAAATTTCATTAAGAACAAACTCCCTTTAGCAACCTTGGGGAGCCTAGTAGAAAAGTCTAGAGTGGATGCTTTATGTCAAGTTATAAGAGAAATTGTTGAGCATGAAAATTCAAAAGAACTCTTCCGTGATTTCGAAAAGACGCTAGATGAAATCTTTGTTTTAAGGCCTTCTCGTAAACATTTAAATGCAGTACAAGAAAATGTAACTTTTGAGTCATCAAGAAAAGTTGCCTAA
- a CDS encoding nucleotidyl transferase AbiEii/AbiGii toxin family protein, translating into MNEQALKNRLQVISIEKGIHFNECWKKLLLERFLVRLSHSTHAPNFIFKGGSLLAYFLHIGRETTDLDFLLTNMKAGQEETKQAIEQIAAIELKDGFSFKYAGIDILEQPHMDYSGYRVHLKATFGRMKDKIHIDVGVGDIVKPFSQDIYLFQYKGHPLFEEEVSLMVYPPETIFAEKLETVISKGTANSRMKDYHDLLLLILDDILFYS; encoded by the coding sequence ATGAACGAGCAAGCATTAAAGAACCGCCTCCAGGTTATCTCCATAGAAAAAGGCATACATTTTAATGAATGCTGGAAGAAACTTCTTCTTGAGCGCTTTTTAGTGCGGCTATCACATTCAACACATGCCCCAAATTTCATTTTTAAAGGAGGATCTCTTCTTGCCTATTTCTTGCATATAGGCAGGGAAACCACCGATCTTGATTTTTTACTTACCAACATGAAGGCCGGCCAAGAAGAAACAAAACAAGCCATTGAGCAAATTGCTGCCATAGAGTTAAAAGATGGATTTTCTTTCAAGTATGCTGGTATAGATATTTTAGAGCAGCCGCATATGGATTATTCGGGCTATCGCGTGCATTTAAAGGCGACATTTGGTCGTATGAAAGATAAAATTCATATCGATGTCGGCGTAGGAGATATAGTAAAGCCCTTTAGCCAAGATATTTATCTTTTTCAGTATAAAGGTCATCCTTTATTTGAAGAAGAAGTATCCTTAATGGTTTATCCTCCGGAAACAATTTTTGCTGAAAAGCTCGAGACAGTGATTTCCAAAGGAACGGCTAATAGCCGCATGAAGGATTATCATGACCTGCTCTTGCTAATACTCGATGATATACTTTTTTATTCTTGA